The Halovulum dunhuangense genome includes the window GCTGGCCGTGCGCATGAAGGGGCGCCTGGGCGGCACGCCGCTGGGCGAGGTGGAAGAAGCCTTTGCCGCCACGCTTTCCCCCGGCGACACCTTCCTGATCGGCGGCCAGACCGTGCGCTACGAGGGGTTGCGCGAAATGACGGTCGAAGTCACCCGCCAGCCCGGCCGCGAGCCCAGAATCGCCGTCTTTTCAGGGGTGAAGATGGCGACCTCGCTGGAACTGTCGGACCGCGTGATCGCGCTTCTGTCGGACCCTGCGCGCTGGTCGGATCTGCCGCCGCACACGCGCGACTGGCTGCGCATGCAGACCCGGGTTTCGGCACTGCCGCACCCGGGGCGGCTGCTGGCTGAAAGTTTCAGCCGCGGGGATCGGGAATATCTCGCGCTTTACAGCTTTGCCGGGCGCAACGCGAACCAGACGCTGGGGCTGCTTGCGACCCGCCGAATGGAGGAGGCGGGGCTGGATCCGACCGGCTTCGTCGCCAACGACTACGCCGTGCTGATCTGGGGCCTGCGGCGCGTGCGCGACGCGGCGCCCCTGCTGGCACCGGGGGACCTGCGCGCAGCACTTGAAACCTGGCTTGCCGAGAACGCGGTGATGAAGCGGACCTTTCGCGCCTCGGCCGTTGTGGCCGGGCTGATCGAGCGCAACATGCCGGGGCGGCGCAAGACCGGGAGACAGGCGACGTTTTCGTCCGACATCCTGTACGACACGCTGCGCAAGTACGACCCCGGCCACCTGATGCTGCGCATCACCCGCGAGGAGGCGGCCCGCGGCCTGGTGGATTTCGGCCGGATCGAGGCCATGCTCGAGCGCATCGACGGGCGCGTCGACATGGTGATGGCGCCGCATGTCACCCCACTCGCCGCGCCCCTGCTGCTGGAGATGGGGCGCATCCCGATCCGCGGCTCTGCCCAGGAGACAGCACTGGCCGAGGAAACCGCGCGGCTCATGGCCGAGGCGGGTCTGGACTGACGGGGCGTGCTTCGCGGCAACAAGCCGGAATTTCTGCATTTTCCAGATTGCAAAATCGCGGCTGTTCGCGCTTTGTATCTGCCATGTTGCACACCGAGTTCATGCTTTCCGGCATCGCCCTGACCGCACGTCCGACCGGCGCCCTGTGGTGGCAAGAGGCCGCAATTCTCTGCGTCGCGGATCTTCACCTGGGCAAGGCCGAAAGGCTGGCACGGCGGGGGGGCACCCTGCTTCCGCCCTATGAAACCGCCGAGACGCTGGCCCGCCTTGCCACCGAGATCGAGGCGCTGTCGCCGCGCACCGTGATCTGTCTCGGCGACAGCTTCGATGATCCCGAATCCGCGCGCCAACTCGACGAAGAGGCGCGGCGCAGTCTTGCCGGGCTGATGGCCGGGCGGCGGTGGATCTGGGTCGCGGGCAACCACGACCCCAACCTGCCCGATATCGGCGGCAGCCACATGGAAGAGGTCCTGCGCGGGCCGCTGACCTTCCGCCATATCGCGCGCCCGCGCGACGGCATGGGTGAGGTGTCGGGGCACTACCACCCGAAGATCAGCGTGCAGACACGGGCCGGTCAGGTCACGCGCCCCTGCTTCGTGCAGGACGGCCAGCGCGCGATCCTGCCAGCCTTCGGCGCCTATACCGGGGGCTTGAGCTGCACCGATCCGGCGCTTCAGGGCCTGTTCGGTCCGGAGGCTGTCTGCATCCTGACCGGGCGCGCGACCGCCACGGTCCCGCTGAAAAGCCGCGCCACCGCCTGACGGGTCAGGCGGTCAGCCCCTCGGGCTCCGGCAGGCCGTTGGCACGGCAGCAGGCGGTCAGCGTGTTGGCCAGAAGGCATGCGATGGTCATGGGACCGACGCCGCCCGGCACCGGGGTGATTGCCCCGGCCACCTCGACAGCGCTGTCGAAATCCACATCGCCGACCAGCCGGGTCTTGCCCTCGCCCTTTTCCGGGGCGGGGACGCGGTTGATGCCCACATCGATCACGGTGGCACCCGGCTTGATCCAGTCGCCCGGCACCATGCGCGGGCGCCCCACCGCCGCGACAAGGATATCTGCGTTGCGGCAAACATCCGGCAGGTCGCGGGTGCGGGAATGGGCCACCGTGACGGTGCAGCTGTCACGCAGCAGCAGGCTTGCCATCGGCTTGCCCACGATGTTCGATCGCCCCAGCACCACGGCGTTCAGTCCGGAAAGATCGCCCAGCCGGTCGCGAAGCAGCATCAGGCAACCCAGCGGCGTGCAGGGCACCATGGACTTCTGCCCGGTGTTCAGACGCCCCACGTTCAGGATATGGAACCCGTCCACGTCCTTTTCCGGGGCGATGGCATTGATCACCAGATCCGCATTCAGATGTGCAGGCAGCGGCAGTTGCACCAGGATCCCGTGCACGGCCGGGTCGCTGTTCAGCTCGCCGATCAACCCCAGAAGCGCCGCCTCGGGCGTTTCCGCCGGCAGGCGATGCTCGAACGAGGCCATGCCAGACTCCTTGGTCTGGATGCCCTTGTTGCGGACATAGACCTGGCTGGCGGGATCCTCGCCGACCAGCACGACGGCCAGGCCGGGCGTGAGCCCCTGCTCTGCGCGCAGCTGCGTCACATGCCCGGCCACCCGGGCCCGCACGGTTTCGGCAAAGGCTTTCCCGTCGATGATTTCGGCTGGCATGGGCGACCCCTCAGATCAGGTTGACGACGATCTCGGACTTGACCGAGTTGGCGATGAAACAGAGCGCATGGGCCGCGGCATGCATCGCCTCCTGCCGCGCAGGGTCGGGGGCGGCCCCTTCGAACTCGGCCCGGATGTTCAGATCCACCCGCTCCACCCAGTGGCGCCCCGGCCCGAGCCGCGCCATTCGCCCCACCGCCGCGTCGTGATAGGTGGTAACGGCGACGCCTTCCAGCCTTGCGACATGCAGAAAGGACATCATGTGGCACGACGCTATGGCGGCGACGAAGGCTTCCTCCGGATCGACCGCCTGCGGATCCGACATGGGCGACGGCATGACCGCCGGGCTGGCCGAGGCGGGCATGTCCAGCCCGCCATCGAAGCGCCAGCGATGCGCGCGGGAAAAGCGGCCCGAGGCGAAATCCCCCTCGAGCCGCCAGGATATCTCGGCCCGGTGGAGACTCAAAAAAGCCCCTCGATCTGCCCATCCGCGTTCAGGCCGATCGTCTCGGCCGCGGGCACCCGCGGCAGGCCGGGCATGGTCATGATCTCTCCGCAGATCGCGACGACGAAACCGGCGCCGGCCGAAAGCCGCACCTCGCGGACCGGCACCACATGGCCCGTCGGCGCGCCACGTTTCTCGGGGTCGGTGGTGAAGCTGTACTGCGTCTTGGCCATGCAGACGGGCAGGTTTCCGTAGCCTGCATCCTCCCAGGCCCTGAGCTGGGCGCGAAGCTTGTCGTCGACCTGCACCGCCTCGGCCCGGTAGATGCGCGTGGCGATGGTCTCGATCTTCTCGAACAGGCCCATTTCGTCGGGATAGAGTGGCTGGAACCGGGCGGCCCCGCCTTCGGCCAGCGCCACGACCTTGTGTGCAAGCTCGGTGATCCCCGCGCTGCCTTCGGCCCAGTGACGACACAGCACCGCCTCGACCCCATGGATGCGGGCATATTCCTGCACCGCCGCGATCTCGGCGTCGGTGTCGCTTACGAAATGGTTGATGGCGACCACAGCCGGCACATGGAACGCAGCGATATTCTCGAGGTGCCGGCCAAGATTGGCGCAGCCCCGCTTCACCGCCTCGACATTCTCCGTGCCCAGATCGGCCTTGGCGACACCGCCATTCATCTTGAGCGCCCGAACCGTGGCCACGATCACCACGGCATCCGGCGCAAGTCCCGCCTTGCGACACTTGATGTTCATGAACTTCTCGGCGCCCAGGTCGGCGCCGAAGCCCGCCTCGGTCACGACGTAATCGGCCAGTTTCAACGCCGTGGTCGTGGCGATGACGGAGTTGCATCCATGCGCGATGTTGGCGAAGGGGCCGCCATGCACGAAGGCGGGGTTGTTCTCAAGCGTCTGGACCAGGTTGGGCTGCATGGCCTGCGCCAGAAGCACCGTCATGGCGCCGTCGGCCTTCAGATCTCGGGCGCGGACCGGCTCGCGTGCCGCGGTGTACCCGATGATGATTTCCCCCAGGCGCCGTTGCAGGTCAGCGATATCGGTCGCAAGACACAGGATCGCCATGACTTCCGAGGCGACGGTGATGTCAAAGCCGGACTGCCGCGGATAGCCGTTCGCCACGCCGCCAAGCGACGTCACGACATCCCGCAACGCCCGGTCGTTCATGTCCATGACCCGCCGCCATGTGACCCTGCGGCTGTCGATCCCCAGCGCGTTGCCCCAGTAGATGTGATTGTCGATCATCGCGGCCAGCAGGTTGTGCGCCGAGGTGATGGCATGGAAATCGCCGGTGAAATGAAGGTTCATCTCCTCCATCGGCACAACCTGTGCGTAACCGCCCCCGGCAGCCCCCCCCTTCATGCCGAAGCAGGGGCCAAGGCTGGCCTCGCGGATGCAGATGGCGGCTTTCCGGCCGATGGCGTTCAGCCCGTCGCCAAGGCCCACGGTGGTGGTCGTCTTGCCCTCGCCCGCCGGGGTCGGGTTGATGGCGGTGACGAGAACAAGCTTGCCGCTGGGGCGATCCTTGAGACCGGCGATGAACTCGGCCGAAATCTTTGCCT containing:
- a CDS encoding formate--tetrahydrofolate ligase translates to MAPKSDIEIARAAQKKPIREIGAGLGIPEAELLPFGHDKAKISAEFIAGLKDRPSGKLVLVTAINPTPAGEGKTTTTVGLGDGLNAIGRKAAICIREASLGPCFGMKGGAAGGGYAQVVPMEEMNLHFTGDFHAITSAHNLLAAMIDNHIYWGNALGIDSRRVTWRRVMDMNDRALRDVVTSLGGVANGYPRQSGFDITVASEVMAILCLATDIADLQRRLGEIIIGYTAAREPVRARDLKADGAMTVLLAQAMQPNLVQTLENNPAFVHGGPFANIAHGCNSVIATTTALKLADYVVTEAGFGADLGAEKFMNIKCRKAGLAPDAVVIVATVRALKMNGGVAKADLGTENVEAVKRGCANLGRHLENIAAFHVPAVVAINHFVSDTDAEIAAVQEYARIHGVEAVLCRHWAEGSAGITELAHKVVALAEGGAARFQPLYPDEMGLFEKIETIATRIYRAEAVQVDDKLRAQLRAWEDAGYGNLPVCMAKTQYSFTTDPEKRGAPTGHVVPVREVRLSAGAGFVVAICGEIMTMPGLPRVPAAETIGLNADGQIEGLF
- the pdeM gene encoding ligase-associated DNA damage response endonuclease PdeM, which encodes MLHTEFMLSGIALTARPTGALWWQEAAILCVADLHLGKAERLARRGGTLLPPYETAETLARLATEIEALSPRTVICLGDSFDDPESARQLDEEARRSLAGLMAGRRWIWVAGNHDPNLPDIGGSHMEEVLRGPLTFRHIARPRDGMGEVSGHYHPKISVQTRAGQVTRPCFVQDGQRAILPAFGAYTGGLSCTDPALQGLFGPEAVCILTGRATATVPLKSRATA
- the folD gene encoding bifunctional methylenetetrahydrofolate dehydrogenase/methenyltetrahydrofolate cyclohydrolase FolD, whose translation is MPAEIIDGKAFAETVRARVAGHVTQLRAEQGLTPGLAVVLVGEDPASQVYVRNKGIQTKESGMASFEHRLPAETPEAALLGLIGELNSDPAVHGILVQLPLPAHLNADLVINAIAPEKDVDGFHILNVGRLNTGQKSMVPCTPLGCLMLLRDRLGDLSGLNAVVLGRSNIVGKPMASLLLRDSCTVTVAHSRTRDLPDVCRNADILVAAVGRPRMVPGDWIKPGATVIDVGINRVPAPEKGEGKTRLVGDVDFDSAVEVAGAITPVPGGVGPMTIACLLANTLTACCRANGLPEPEGLTA
- a CDS encoding OsmC family protein → MSLHRAEISWRLEGDFASGRFSRAHRWRFDGGLDMPASASPAVMPSPMSDPQAVDPEEAFVAAIASCHMMSFLHVARLEGVAVTTYHDAAVGRMARLGPGRHWVERVDLNIRAEFEGAAPDPARQEAMHAAAHALCFIANSVKSEIVVNLI